One Clostridium novyi NT genomic window carries:
- a CDS encoding aldose 1-epimerase family protein has product MINIIENKFLRVAVKTHGAELCSLKSLKTNKEYIWQADEKYWNKHAPILFPIIGFLKDDEYEYNNKIYNLNKHGFARDSGFKLINKKKEKLVYLLEYNEDTLKKYPFKFQLYVNYILENSKLKIVYEVVNKDNKEIYFSIGGHPAFNCDMENKRQYIQFEKDESLNTYLLNLETGLLEHDKKTILKNKNILPLEYDLFNQDTLVFENINSDSLYIMDRDEEENLKITIKKFPYMTLWSPKAPFICIEPWYGIPDFIDSKNKIEDKIGINKLEVEKIFKCNYDVEII; this is encoded by the coding sequence ATGATAAATATTATAGAAAATAAATTTTTAAGAGTAGCCGTAAAAACTCATGGAGCAGAACTGTGTAGCTTAAAATCATTAAAAACAAATAAAGAATATATCTGGCAAGCTGATGAGAAATATTGGAATAAACATGCACCTATTTTATTTCCTATAATAGGATTTTTAAAAGATGATGAATATGAATACAATAATAAAATATATAATTTAAATAAGCATGGATTTGCAAGAGATTCAGGTTTTAAATTAATCAATAAGAAAAAAGAAAAATTAGTATATTTACTTGAATACAATGAGGATACTTTAAAAAAATATCCGTTTAAATTTCAGCTATATGTGAATTATATTTTAGAAAATAGTAAACTAAAAATAGTTTATGAAGTTGTAAATAAAGATAATAAAGAAATTTATTTTTCAATAGGAGGACATCCTGCTTTTAATTGTGATATGGAAAATAAAAGACAATATATACAATTTGAAAAAGATGAAAGCCTAAATACGTATCTGTTAAATCTAGAAACAGGACTTTTAGAACATGATAAAAAAACAATATTAAAGAATAAAAATATATTGCCTTTAGAATATGACTTATTTAATCAGGATACATTGGTATTTGAAAATATTAATTCAGATTCACTATATATAATGGATAGGGATGAAGAAGAAAATTTAAAAATAACAATTAAAAAATTCCCATATATGACATTATGGAGTCCTAAAGCACCATTTATTTGTATTGAACCGTGGTATGGTATTCCGGATTTTATTGATTCAAAAAATAAAATTGAAGATAAAATAGGTATAAACAAATTAGAAGTTGAAAAAATATTTAAGTGCAATTATGATGTAGAAATCATATAA
- the pfkB gene encoding 1-phosphofructokinase gives MIGIITLNPSVDRRYMIEDLNPNFVHRCEDYSFTAGGKGLNVARVAKQLKQDSICLGFLGGFSGKFIESKLNELNIENDFSWISGETRTCLSLIAEGQDQVEVLEKGPTINEKELEDFKIKFEKLLDKVNLIVASGSLPKGINKNFYNELIKMAREKGKKFILDASGETLIEGIKAGPFLVKPNKEELEGITKRKIQSLEDIIEASKQLVSIGTENVAVSLGSKGMLFVSKDSVYRVKVPKIEAINAVGSGDSTVAGFATGFARNYEIEKVLKLANACGVSNTMEKETGVIREDKINAIIDSILIEKLS, from the coding sequence ATGATAGGAATTATTACACTAAATCCATCTGTAGATAGAAGATATATGATAGAAGATTTAAATCCTAATTTTGTTCACAGGTGTGAAGATTATTCATTTACAGCAGGTGGAAAAGGTTTGAATGTAGCTAGAGTTGCAAAACAATTAAAACAAGATTCCATATGTTTAGGTTTTTTAGGTGGGTTTTCTGGAAAGTTTATTGAAAGTAAGCTAAATGAATTAAATATAGAAAATGATTTTAGTTGGATAAGTGGAGAAACAAGAACATGTCTTAGTTTAATAGCTGAGGGACAGGATCAAGTTGAAGTACTAGAAAAAGGTCCTACTATTAATGAAAAAGAATTAGAAGACTTTAAGATAAAGTTTGAAAAATTATTAGATAAGGTTAATTTAATTGTTGCATCAGGAAGTCTGCCAAAGGGAATCAATAAAAACTTTTATAATGAATTAATTAAAATGGCAAGAGAAAAGGGAAAAAAATTTATTCTTGATGCTAGTGGAGAAACTCTTATAGAAGGCATAAAAGCTGGACCGTTTCTTGTAAAACCCAATAAAGAGGAACTTGAGGGAATAACTAAAAGAAAAATACAGAGTTTAGAAGATATTATAGAAGCATCAAAACAATTAGTAAGTATAGGAACTGAAAATGTAGCTGTATCATTAGGCTCAAAGGGAATGTTATTCGTATCTAAAGATAGTGTATATAGAGTAAAAGTTCCTAAAATAGAAGCTATAAATGCAGTTGGTTCAGGAGATAGTACTGTAGCTGGATTTGCAACTGGATTTGCTAGAAATTATGAAATTGAAAAGGTATTAAAATTAGCCAATGCTTGTGGAGTATCAAATACAATGGAAAAAGAAACAGGAGTAATTAGAGAAGATAAAATTAATGCTATAATAGATAGCATCTTAATAGAGAAACTATCTTAA
- a CDS encoding tagatose bisphosphate family class II aldolase, translating to MFIVSTKQMILDAQKGNYAIPAFNIHNLETIQVVVETANEMKSPVILAATPGTIDFAKKDYLLSIIATAANNSDVPIAFHLDHHKDFNMIKEAIDLGCKSVMIDASDLPYEENIKKVQQVVRYAHKRDVTVEAELGNLVGQEDDLIVEEGKSQLTDPAMAKDFAKRTGIDTLAVAIGTAHGVYKSEPKLDYERLKAIREVVDIPLVLHGASGVPAESVKKCIELGICKVNIATELKIPFSNAMKEYFKEHPEANDPRKYFMPAKEAMKKVVVDKIRMCNSFNRA from the coding sequence ATGTTTATTGTATCAACTAAACAAATGATTTTAGATGCGCAAAAAGGAAATTATGCTATACCAGCGTTTAATATACACAACCTTGAAACTATACAAGTAGTTGTAGAAACTGCAAATGAAATGAAATCACCAGTTATTTTAGCTGCAACTCCAGGAACAATTGATTTTGCTAAAAAGGATTATTTGCTAAGTATAATAGCTACAGCAGCTAATAACTCAGATGTGCCTATAGCATTTCATTTAGATCATCATAAAGATTTTAATATGATAAAAGAAGCTATAGATTTGGGTTGCAAATCAGTTATGATTGATGCATCGGATTTACCTTATGAAGAGAATATAAAAAAAGTACAACAGGTCGTTAGATATGCTCATAAACGTGATGTAACAGTAGAAGCTGAACTTGGAAATTTAGTTGGACAAGAAGATGATTTAATTGTAGAAGAAGGAAAATCTCAATTAACAGATCCAGCTATGGCAAAAGATTTTGCAAAGAGAACAGGAATAGATACTTTAGCAGTAGCAATTGGAACAGCTCATGGAGTATATAAATCTGAACCAAAACTTGATTATGAAAGACTTAAAGCAATTAGAGAAGTTGTTGATATACCATTAGTGTTACATGGAGCAAGTGGTGTACCAGCTGAGAGTGTAAAAAAATGTATTGAGCTTGGAATATGTAAGGTAAATATAGCAACAGAATTAAAAATACCATTTTCAAATGCAATGAAAGAATACTTTAAAGAACATCCAGAGGCTAATGATCCTAGAAAGTATTTTATGCCAGCAAAAGAAGCTATGAAAAAAGTTGTAGTGGATAAAATTCGTATGTGTAATAGCTTTAATAGAGCGTAG
- the nagA gene encoding N-acetylglucosamine-6-phosphate deacetylase, whose translation MRYVIKCKEVILENDIKDNICILVENGLIKDINENIKCDHVVDLSKYTLIPGLIDMHFHGSMGYDTMDSSYEAINEISKYLARTGVTSFLPTTITAPMEKIEKAIENVADSMKKGVEGAEILGTYLEGPYLTPEHNGAHPVELMRELDVEELKNILKISKNTIRVVAMAPEKEGAKESIEFLKSQGVKVSLGHTNATYEETMNAFEAGASIGVHTFNGMRGIHHREPGVVGAIMKHQDVIGELIADTIHVSPIAMEILYKIKGFDGICLISDCMRAGGLKDGKYMLGELEVSVNNGIARADSGSLAGSTLKLMNGIKNIMNSTGIQFHKALQMATRTPAKALGMYDTIGSIKVGKKANLVAIDREYNVKTTIVNGKIVFKNID comes from the coding sequence ATGAGATATGTAATTAAATGCAAAGAAGTAATTTTAGAAAATGATATAAAAGATAATATTTGTATATTAGTAGAAAATGGACTCATCAAAGATATAAATGAAAATATTAAGTGTGATCATGTTGTGGATTTAAGTAAATATACTTTGATTCCTGGACTTATAGATATGCATTTTCATGGTTCTATGGGATATGACACAATGGATTCTTCTTACGAGGCCATTAATGAAATTTCTAAATATTTGGCAAGAACAGGAGTAACCTCTTTTTTACCTACTACAATTACTGCACCTATGGAAAAAATAGAAAAGGCTATAGAAAATGTTGCAGATTCAATGAAAAAGGGTGTAGAAGGTGCTGAAATTTTGGGAACTTATTTAGAAGGACCATATCTAACACCTGAACACAATGGAGCTCATCCAGTAGAACTAATGAGGGAGCTTGATGTAGAAGAGTTAAAAAATATATTAAAAATTTCTAAAAATACAATAAGGGTTGTAGCAATGGCTCCAGAAAAAGAAGGTGCAAAGGAAAGCATTGAATTTTTGAAAAGTCAAGGAGTTAAGGTTTCACTTGGACACACTAATGCTACTTATGAGGAAACAATGAATGCATTTGAGGCAGGGGCTTCCATTGGGGTTCATACTTTTAATGGAATGAGAGGTATCCATCACAGAGAACCAGGAGTTGTAGGCGCAATAATGAAACATCAAGATGTTATAGGAGAACTAATTGCAGATACAATTCATGTAAGTCCAATTGCTATGGAAATACTTTATAAGATAAAGGGGTTTGATGGCATTTGTCTTATAAGTGATTGCATGAGAGCAGGTGGATTAAAAGATGGAAAGTATATGTTAGGTGAACTTGAAGTAAGCGTTAACAATGGAATTGCAAGAGCTGATTCAGGATCTCTTGCTGGAAGTACATTAAAGCTTATGAATGGAATAAAAAATATTATGAATTCTACAGGAATTCAATTTCATAAAGCGCTTCAAATGGCTACTCGTACTCCAGCAAAAGCACTTGGAATGTACGATACTATAGGAAGCATTAAGGTTGGTAAAAAAGCAAATTTAGTAGCAATTGACAGAGAATATAATGTAAAAACTACTATAGTTAATGGAAAAATTGTATTTAAAAATATAGATTAG
- a CDS encoding SIS domain-containing protein, whose amino-acid sequence MKNLLGYSEDYLKERKGYITAKEICNQPKLWRETYEIILSQREKLKSFLDNFAKKPNAKIVITGAGSSAFVGNSVVSYLNAKENIKIEAIATTDIVSHPFYYLKKDEPTLLISCARSGNSPESTAAVTLAEKIVDDISHLIITCNSEGKLALHAKRNYNSFLLLMPEESNDKGFAMTGSFSTMLLSCLLIFNLDKLESIGKQIESISMQGEKVLVNNVELMKKIVGEKFKRTVYLGAANAFGLAKESALKVLELTAGKIATLYDTPLGFRHGPKSIIDDETLIVIFFSNDTYAREYEYDLLKEVYSQNGNHKVLAISEYEDKLIEDNSDYFIAINKEEQEYEDDSFLSLDYLLNAQMYAFINSMELGIGPDNPCPTGEVNRVVKGVIIHDYR is encoded by the coding sequence ATGAAAAATTTATTAGGTTATAGTGAGGATTATTTAAAGGAAAGAAAGGGTTATATAACAGCTAAGGAAATTTGTAATCAACCTAAGTTATGGAGAGAAACTTATGAAATTATTTTAAGTCAAAGGGAAAAATTAAAATCTTTTTTAGATAACTTTGCAAAGAAGCCTAACGCTAAAATAGTTATTACAGGTGCTGGAAGTTCTGCATTTGTTGGCAATAGTGTAGTTAGTTATTTAAATGCTAAAGAAAATATAAAAATAGAAGCTATAGCAACAACAGATATAGTATCTCATCCATTTTACTATTTAAAAAAAGATGAGCCGACATTATTAATTTCTTGTGCTCGTTCAGGAAATAGTCCAGAAAGTACAGCAGCAGTAACACTTGCAGAAAAAATAGTAGATGATATAAGTCACTTAATTATTACGTGTAATTCAGAAGGAAAACTTGCTTTACATGCAAAGAGAAATTATAACAGCTTCTTATTATTAATGCCTGAGGAATCTAATGATAAGGGATTTGCAATGACTGGAAGTTTTAGTACTATGCTTCTTTCTTGTTTATTGATTTTTAATTTAGATAAATTAGAGTCTATAGGAAAACAGATAGAAAGTATAAGTATGCAAGGAGAAAAGGTTTTAGTTAATAATGTAGAATTAATGAAAAAAATAGTTGGAGAAAAGTTTAAGCGAACAGTATATCTTGGAGCTGCAAATGCTTTTGGACTTGCAAAAGAGTCAGCATTAAAAGTGTTAGAACTTACAGCAGGTAAGATTGCAACCTTATATGATACACCACTTGGATTTAGACACGGACCAAAATCCATCATTGATGATGAAACATTGATAGTTATATTCTTCTCAAATGATACCTATGCAAGAGAATATGAATATGACTTATTAAAAGAAGTATATTCTCAAAATGGAAATCATAAGGTACTTGCTATTTCAGAATATGAGGATAAATTAATAGAAGATAATTCAGATTATTTTATAGCTATTAATAAAGAAGAACAAGAATATGAAGATGATAGCTTTTTGAGTTTGGATTATTTATTAAATGCCCAAATGTATGCATTTATAAATTCAATGGAACTTGGAATAGGACCTGATAATCCATGCCCAACAGGAGAAGTAAACAGAGTTGTTAAAGGAGTAATTATTCACGATTATAGATAA
- a CDS encoding GntR family transcriptional regulator: MLEVNKKSCVPLYYQLMNVILEKIELGILQEHDKLPSERELCEQYDISRSTVRQTMQELENNGYVYREHGKGTFVSSQAVKQDLLKFYSFTEEMKKIGKVPKSIVMSFEVVKTSESIAEKLKCNSEDDVYKVVRLRLADDNPMMYETTYLPVKRFPGLTKEHLEANSMYDVFKKMYGVHFTKAEETFRPVHMKNHEAKMLKADVKIPSMMIERYTFENSTIIEYTVDIARGDRFEYRVVLQK, encoded by the coding sequence ATGTTGGAAGTAAACAAAAAAAGTTGTGTACCTTTGTATTATCAACTAATGAATGTAATACTTGAAAAAATCGAACTTGGAATTTTGCAAGAACATGATAAACTTCCTTCAGAAAGAGAGCTATGCGAACAATATGATATTAGCCGTTCTACAGTAAGACAGACTATGCAAGAATTAGAGAACAATGGTTATGTTTATAGGGAACATGGAAAAGGAACTTTTGTTTCATCTCAAGCTGTAAAACAAGATTTACTTAAGTTTTATAGTTTTACTGAAGAAATGAAGAAGATAGGTAAAGTACCAAAGTCTATTGTTATGAGTTTTGAAGTTGTTAAAACTTCTGAAAGTATTGCTGAAAAGCTAAAGTGCAATAGTGAGGATGATGTATACAAAGTAGTAAGATTGAGGCTTGCAGATGATAATCCTATGATGTATGAAACAACATATTTACCTGTTAAAAGATTTCCTGGACTTACAAAGGAACATTTAGAAGCAAATTCTATGTATGATGTATTTAAGAAGATGTATGGAGTACATTTTACTAAGGCCGAGGAAACATTTAGACCTGTTCATATGAAAAATCATGAAGCTAAAATGTTAAAAGCGGATGTAAAGATTCCAAGTATGATGATTGAAAGGTACACATTTGAGAACAGTACTATTATTGAGTATACTGTAGATATTGCAAGAGGAGATCGTTTTGAATATCGAGTAGTATTACAAAAATAA
- a CDS encoding DUF202 domain-containing protein: protein MIPLNKKEKKVFSFKKDELILRDLLATDRTILANERTFLSYLRTFLSLIVAGCTLVKVPKSTVLHIVGCIFIILGTIIGIHGVKTFIKISKNLKHIKYISDEYKIQ from the coding sequence GTGATCCCTTTGAATAAAAAAGAAAAAAAAGTTTTCAGTTTTAAAAAAGATGAATTAATCCTAAGAGACCTTTTAGCAACAGATAGAACTATTCTTGCAAACGAAAGAACATTTCTATCTTATCTTAGAACCTTCTTAAGTTTAATTGTTGCTGGATGTACCTTAGTTAAAGTTCCTAAAAGCACAGTTCTACACATTGTAGGATGTATATTTATAATTTTAGGAACTATTATAGGCATACATGGAGTAAAAACATTTATTAAAATTAGTAAAAATTTAAAGCATATAAAATATATTTCTGATGAATATAAAATACAATAA
- a CDS encoding anaerobic sulfatase maturase: MKSLSMLIKPASSNCNLRCTYCFYYDICNNREIKSFGMMKLNLLETIVKRAFNEAEQNCTFAFQGGEPTLVGIDFYREFINFVKKYNTRNINVFYSIQTNGTTINEDWAKFFKENNFLVGISLDGTKEIHDKYRLDANKKGSFNKIMTNIKILNRYKVEYNILTVVNKNTSRHIDKIYKFFKKQDFRFLQFIPCLDPINDPRESHPYSLNPKDYETFLNKLFDLWFKDFLDGRFVSIRYFDDLLSILLGNNPKSCCMNGFCSCEFVIESDGSVYPCDFYVLDEYKIGYIEEKTFSELFNSNVTKNFIDSSLNHDVKCKNCNWYPLCRSGCRRNKEPNFPNGTNDNIFCESFKSFFEKNISKLTYVAKTLAYRQH, encoded by the coding sequence ATGAAATCATTGTCTATGCTAATTAAACCTGCATCTAGTAATTGTAATTTAAGATGCACTTACTGCTTTTACTATGATATTTGTAATAATAGAGAAATTAAATCTTTTGGAATGATGAAACTTAATCTATTGGAAACTATAGTAAAAAGGGCTTTTAATGAAGCAGAACAAAACTGTACCTTTGCTTTTCAAGGAGGAGAACCTACATTAGTAGGTATTGACTTTTATAGAGAGTTTATAAACTTTGTTAAAAAATATAATACACGTAATATAAACGTTTTCTATAGCATTCAAACTAATGGAACAACTATAAATGAAGATTGGGCAAAGTTTTTTAAAGAAAATAACTTTTTAGTTGGAATTTCTTTAGATGGAACAAAAGAAATTCATGATAAATACAGATTAGATGCAAATAAAAAAGGATCTTTTAATAAAATAATGACTAATATAAAAATCTTAAATAGATATAAGGTTGAATATAATATACTTACTGTTGTAAATAAAAACACCTCAAGACATATAGATAAAATTTATAAGTTTTTCAAAAAACAAGATTTTAGATTTCTTCAATTTATTCCTTGTCTTGACCCAATAAATGATCCTCGAGAAAGTCATCCATATTCACTTAATCCTAAAGATTATGAAACATTTTTAAATAAATTATTTGATTTATGGTTTAAAGATTTTTTAGATGGTAGATTTGTAAGCATACGATATTTTGATGATTTATTATCAATACTTTTAGGAAACAATCCTAAATCTTGTTGTATGAATGGTTTTTGCTCTTGTGAATTCGTAATAGAAAGTGATGGAAGTGTTTATCCTTGTGATTTTTATGTACTCGATGAATATAAAATAGGTTATATTGAAGAAAAAACTTTTTCTGAACTCTTTAATTCAAATGTAACTAAAAATTTTATAGATTCATCTTTAAATCATGATGTGAAATGTAAAAATTGCAACTGGTATCCATTATGTAGAAGTGGATGTAGAAGAAATAAAGAACCTAATTTTCCAAATGGAACTAATGATAATATATTTTGTGAATCTTTTAAAAGTTTCTTTGAAAAAAACATTTCTAAATTAACGTATGTGGCCAAAACGCTAGCTTATAGACAACACTAA
- a CDS encoding N-acetylglucosamine kinase, giving the protein MYYLGIDGGGTKTAFVLINNKGNILAEIEKSTCHHMQVGLDGFERVIKEGLKDILNIVRICSIDIEYTFLGIPGYGEVEKDDKSIEEILKRIFKNDRFTIGNDVVAGWAGSLACKEGINLVAGTGSIAYGVNEKGESERSGGWGYFCGDEGSAHWIAKKGIEVFTKQSDGRLKKGQLYNVFKKKLDLKKDFDLITLIHDKYKFSRTEVAKIAMLVGEAAELGDEKAIQIYKEAAEEFYLMIKAVMDKLNYKNKIVISYSGGVFKAGDNVLNPLKEKLKNINCDIKNPILAPGVGSALYAYKLAGNEITDSIIDNLKK; this is encoded by the coding sequence ATGTATTATTTAGGAATAGATGGAGGCGGCACAAAAACTGCATTCGTTTTAATTAATAATAAAGGTAATATATTGGCTGAAATAGAAAAAAGCACATGTCATCATATGCAAGTAGGATTAGATGGATTTGAAAGAGTTATAAAAGAAGGGCTTAAAGATATTTTAAATATTGTAAGAATATGTAGTATAGATATAGAGTATACGTTTCTAGGTATTCCGGGATATGGAGAAGTCGAGAAGGATGATAAATCTATAGAAGAAATTTTAAAAAGAATATTTAAAAATGATAGGTTTACTATAGGTAATGATGTTGTAGCTGGATGGGCAGGAAGTCTTGCATGCAAAGAAGGAATTAATTTAGTTGCAGGCACAGGAAGTATAGCATATGGAGTAAATGAAAAAGGAGAATCTGAAAGATCTGGTGGATGGGGTTATTTTTGTGGGGATGAAGGCTCTGCACATTGGATTGCTAAAAAGGGAATTGAAGTTTTTACAAAACAATCAGATGGAAGACTTAAAAAAGGACAATTGTACAATGTATTTAAGAAAAAATTAGATTTAAAGAAAGATTTTGATTTGATAACTTTAATACATGATAAATATAAATTTTCTAGAACAGAAGTTGCAAAGATAGCTATGCTTGTTGGTGAGGCTGCTGAACTTGGAGATGAAAAAGCTATACAAATTTATAAAGAGGCAGCAGAGGAATTTTATTTAATGATAAAAGCAGTAATGGATAAACTAAATTATAAAAATAAGATAGTAATTTCATATAGTGGTGGAGTTTTTAAAGCAGGAGATAATGTTTTAAATCCCCTTAAAGAAAAATTAAAGAATATAAATTGTGACATAAAAAATCCAATTTTAGCTCCTGGTGTTGGCTCAGCTCTTTATGCATATAAGTTAGCAGGTAATGAAATTACAGATAGTATAATAGATAATTTAAAAAAATAA
- a CDS encoding sulfatase-like hydrolase/transferase: MNNNKINVISIITDDQGYWSMGCYGNHDAITPTLDSLANNGIRFENFFCVSPVCSPARASIYTGRIPSQHGIHDWLDEWNNGYTTEEYLKGQSTFVDILAKNGYECAMSGKWHLGVADKPQNGFKYWYSHQKGGGPYYGAPMYKDGTLIHEERYVTDVMTDYGLEFIEKQRDSDNPFYLSLNYTAPHAPWSPENHPKELLDLYKDCEFKSCPKDGKNDWSIDYIFPKTEDERREVLRGYFAALTSVDNNIKRVIDKLKEMGVLENTLIIFTSDNGMNMGHHGIFGKGNGTSPVNMFDTSVKIPCFITKIGDIKPQVSTDLLSHYDIRPTLMEYLGIEDEIDEGVKLPGRSFASLLRGEKLERDDNEVVIYDEYGPARMIRTKEWKYVHRYPAGPHELYDLVNDPDEKINLIDDEDKKDIVKELRYRLKRWFIQYVNPEIDGAKLPVFGGGQAGLAGLWGKDEATFKRYDSDFIFSCDRKLNND; this comes from the coding sequence ATGAATAACAACAAGATTAATGTAATTTCTATTATTACTGATGATCAAGGATATTGGTCTATGGGATGCTATGGAAATCACGATGCTATAACACCTACTTTAGACAGTCTTGCAAATAATGGTATAAGATTTGAAAACTTCTTTTGTGTATCTCCAGTATGTTCTCCAGCTAGGGCATCTATTTATACAGGACGAATACCATCGCAACACGGTATTCATGATTGGCTTGATGAATGGAATAATGGATATACTACCGAAGAATATTTAAAAGGGCAATCAACATTTGTAGATATATTGGCTAAGAATGGTTATGAGTGTGCTATGAGTGGTAAATGGCACTTAGGGGTTGCAGATAAACCACAAAATGGATTTAAGTATTGGTATTCACATCAAAAAGGGGGTGGACCTTATTATGGAGCGCCAATGTATAAAGATGGAACACTTATACACGAAGAAAGATATGTAACAGACGTTATGACTGATTATGGATTAGAATTTATAGAGAAACAAAGAGATAGTGATAATCCATTTTATTTAAGTTTAAATTATACAGCACCTCATGCACCATGGAGTCCAGAAAATCATCCAAAGGAGTTACTAGATTTATATAAAGACTGTGAGTTTAAATCTTGTCCTAAGGATGGTAAAAATGATTGGAGTATAGACTATATATTTCCCAAAACAGAAGATGAGAGAAGAGAAGTTTTAAGAGGATATTTTGCTGCATTAACTTCTGTGGATAATAATATAAAAAGAGTTATAGACAAGCTTAAAGAAATGGGAGTATTAGAAAATACATTGATTATATTTACTAGTGATAATGGAATGAATATGGGTCATCATGGAATATTCGGAAAAGGAAATGGAACAAGCCCTGTTAATATGTTTGATACTTCTGTAAAAATTCCTTGTTTTATTACTAAAATAGGAGATATTAAGCCACAAGTTTCAACTGATTTACTTAGTCATTATGATATTAGACCAACTTTAATGGAATATCTAGGCATAGAAGATGAAATTGATGAAGGGGTAAAATTACCAGGAAGAAGTTTTGCTTCATTATTAAGAGGAGAAAAGTTAGAAAGAGATGATAATGAAGTAGTTATATATGATGAATATGGTCCTGCAAGAATGATTAGGACTAAAGAGTGGAAGTATGTTCATAGATATCCAGCAGGTCCTCACGAATTATATGATTTAGTTAATGATCCAGATGAAAAAATTAATCTTATAGATGATGAGGATAAGAAGGATATTGTAAAAGAATTAAGATATAGACTTAAAAGATGGTTTATACAATATGTAAATCCAGAAATAGATGGAGCTAAGCTACCTGTATTTGGAGGTGGTCAAGCTGGGCTTGCTGGACTTTGGGGAAAAGATGAGGCAACTTTTAAGAGATATGATTCAGATTTTATATTTAGTTGTGATAGAAAACTAAATAATGATTAA